The following are from one region of the Verrucomicrobiota bacterium genome:
- a CDS encoding phosphate acyltransferase — MRFIGSMIEKLQRHPKRIVFPEGTEPRVLQAARQFHSLRLGAPILLGERTRIKEAAERLNVKLDGIRIINPEESEELPGFAQRFEMLRRSKGIKLHEAREAMMKPNYFGAMMVAMHQADGLVSGTNEISGSVLRPLFQIIKVAPNTTTASSCMVMEVEDTRFGDQGVMFMADCGVIPEPDVDQLSDIAVTTAQLAQKLLGTRPRVAFLSFSTKGSASHPSIGRVQAATALAEQKAKAKGLEADFDGELQLDAALVPEIAMRKLPESRVAGRANVLVFPDLNSGNIAYKFVQHVARANAYGQILMGLGRPAADVSRGSNAHDILGVAAIVGVEAIEFRKLYPEAEDTLPGE, encoded by the coding sequence ATGAGATTCATTGGGAGCATGATCGAGAAGCTGCAGCGGCACCCCAAGCGGATTGTCTTCCCGGAAGGGACGGAACCGCGGGTGTTGCAAGCGGCCAGGCAATTCCATTCCTTGCGATTGGGCGCCCCCATTCTGTTGGGCGAACGCACGCGCATCAAAGAGGCGGCGGAGCGGTTGAACGTCAAATTGGACGGTATTCGCATCATTAACCCCGAGGAGAGCGAGGAACTGCCCGGTTTCGCGCAACGGTTTGAGATGTTGCGCCGCTCCAAAGGCATCAAGCTGCACGAGGCCCGCGAGGCCATGATGAAGCCGAATTATTTCGGCGCGATGATGGTGGCGATGCATCAGGCCGATGGCTTGGTGTCGGGCACCAATGAGATTTCCGGCAGCGTGCTCCGGCCCCTGTTTCAGATTATCAAGGTGGCGCCCAACACCACCACCGCCTCCAGTTGCATGGTCATGGAGGTCGAGGATACCCGGTTTGGCGATCAGGGCGTGATGTTCATGGCGGATTGCGGTGTCATCCCCGAGCCGGATGTGGATCAACTCTCGGATATTGCCGTGACCACGGCGCAACTGGCCCAGAAGCTGTTGGGCACCCGGCCCCGCGTGGCCTTTCTATCCTTTTCCACCAAAGGCAGCGCCTCCCATCCCTCGATTGGCAGAGTGCAGGCCGCTACCGCGCTGGCTGAGCAAAAGGCCAAGGCGAAAGGTTTGGAGGCGGATTTCGATGGTGAATTGCAGTTGGACGCCGCGTTGGTGCCTGAGATCGCCATGCGCAAACTGCCGGAAAGCCGCGTGGCTGGCCGAGCCAATGTGTTGGTTTTCCCCGACTTGAATTCGGGGAACATCGCCTATAAATTCGTGCAGCATGTGGCGCGTGCCAATGCGTATGGGCAAATCCTGATGGGACTGGGGCGTCCGGCAGCGGATGTTTCGCGCGGTTCCAATGCGCACGATATTCTTGGTGTGGCGGCGATTGTCGGGGTGGAAGCCATCGAGTTCAGAAAACTGTATCCGGAAGCGGAGGATACACTTCCGGGGGAATAA
- a CDS encoding PAS domain S-box protein encodes MVSATETGENASLQTQVESVLQKSEEQFRALFENAPIGIGIVDAAGNLLVWNAALLEPGGYSREDLRRIGNLAALYHDPKQREEILGRFHKQGVFKNYPAQFKRKDGSPYDALLSMTRTIFNGQPCNQVMIVDITEHKGIGEVQTFLAQTSRGTTEEPFFNALARYLAKSLGMDFVCIDHLEGDGLNARTVALWHDGHFEDNVTYALKDTPCGDVVGKEVCCFPASVCQFFPRDQVLWDLHAESYVGVTLWGHTGQPIGLIAVIGRKPLANRSLAEAMLKMVAVRAAGELERLASEEALRESENLLRESQVIAGLGSYVLNVATGLWKSSEVLDKLFGIDKAYDRSVAGWTALIHSEDRSMMLDHFKNEVLGRVRPFNKEYRIIRHNDQAERWVHGLGRLEFDAQGRPLKMHGTIQDITERKQADAEKEKLEIQNRQFQKSESLGRMAGAIAHHFNNQLHAVMGYLEMTMSELPRDSEFYDNLNEAMQSARKAAEVSREMVTYLGLTPVNRTRLDFSEVCQRHLPVLRFSLPQGMILQAVLALPGPAIQANANQMQQVLTNLVVNAWEAMGDARGVICLTVKTVSAADIPAAGCFPIDWQPQFTTYACLEVADAGCGIADQDIEKLFDPFFSSKFAGRGMGLAVVLGIVRAHNGAITVESKLGQGSVFRVFLPLSEEAVVQPPR; translated from the coding sequence ATGGTTAGTGCCACCGAAACCGGCGAGAATGCCAGCCTGCAAACGCAGGTGGAATCGGTGCTGCAAAAAAGCGAGGAGCAATTCCGCGCTCTCTTTGAGAACGCGCCGATCGGTATCGGCATTGTGGATGCGGCAGGCAATCTGTTGGTTTGGAACGCCGCGCTGTTGGAACCCGGCGGTTACAGCCGTGAAGACCTTCGGCGGATTGGCAACCTCGCCGCGCTTTATCACGATCCCAAGCAGCGCGAGGAGATATTAGGACGTTTCCATAAGCAGGGTGTGTTCAAGAATTATCCGGCGCAGTTCAAACGCAAGGATGGCTCCCCCTATGATGCCCTGCTTTCCATGACTCGCACGATTTTCAACGGGCAGCCGTGTAACCAGGTGATGATCGTGGACATCACTGAGCACAAAGGGATTGGAGAAGTTCAAACCTTTTTGGCTCAAACCAGTCGAGGGACCACCGAGGAACCGTTCTTCAACGCGTTGGCCCGTTATCTGGCCAAGAGCCTAGGCATGGACTTCGTTTGCATTGACCATTTGGAGGGGGATGGATTGAATGCCCGGACGGTGGCGCTCTGGCACGATGGCCATTTCGAGGACAATGTGACCTATGCCTTGAAAGATACTCCTTGCGGCGATGTGGTGGGCAAGGAGGTCTGTTGTTTCCCGGCCAGCGTGTGCCAATTCTTTCCGCGCGATCAGGTCCTGTGGGATTTGCACGCGGAGAGCTATGTCGGCGTGACCCTCTGGGGCCATACCGGTCAACCGATCGGTTTGATTGCGGTCATTGGACGAAAGCCGTTGGCGAACCGCTCGCTGGCCGAAGCCATGCTGAAAATGGTGGCTGTGCGCGCCGCTGGCGAACTGGAACGGTTGGCGAGCGAGGAAGCGCTGCGCGAGAGCGAAAACTTACTCAGAGAATCGCAGGTCATCGCGGGTCTGGGCAGTTACGTTTTAAATGTCGCCACTGGCTTGTGGAAAAGTTCGGAGGTGCTGGACAAGTTGTTTGGGATAGATAAGGCATACGACCGCTCGGTGGCTGGCTGGACAGCACTGATTCATTCTGAGGATCGTTCCATGATGTTAGATCACTTTAAGAATGAAGTGCTTGGCCGGGTGCGGCCTTTTAACAAGGAATACCGTATCATCCGGCACAATGATCAGGCCGAACGCTGGGTGCATGGATTGGGCAGACTGGAATTCGATGCTCAGGGGCGTCCCCTGAAAATGCACGGCACGATTCAAGATATCACTGAGCGCAAGCAGGCTGATGCGGAGAAGGAAAAACTGGAAATCCAAAACCGTCAGTTTCAGAAGTCTGAAAGCTTGGGTCGCATGGCTGGGGCCATTGCCCACCATTTCAACAACCAACTCCATGCGGTGATGGGATACCTGGAGATGACCATGAGCGAGCTGCCTCGTGACTCGGAATTCTACGATAATTTGAACGAAGCCATGCAGTCTGCCCGGAAAGCGGCGGAAGTGAGCCGTGAGATGGTAACCTACCTTGGGTTGACACCGGTCAATCGGACGCGGCTGGATTTTTCCGAGGTTTGTCAGCGGCATTTGCCGGTGTTGCGGTTCAGCCTGCCGCAAGGCATGATTTTGCAGGCCGTTTTGGCCTTGCCCGGTCCTGCCATCCAGGCCAATGCCAACCAGATGCAGCAGGTGCTGACCAACCTGGTCGTTAATGCGTGGGAAGCCATGGGTGACGCCCGAGGAGTAATTTGTCTGACCGTCAAGACGGTTTCCGCAGCGGATATTCCGGCCGCTGGCTGTTTCCCCATAGACTGGCAGCCGCAATTCACGACTTATGCCTGCTTGGAAGTGGCGGACGCGGGTTGCGGAATTGCGGATCAAGATATCGAAAAGCTTTTCGACCCGTTTTTCTCCAGCAAATTTGCTGGCCGGGGGATGGGGTTGGCGGTGGTGCTGGGGATTGTGCGGGCCCATAACGGGGCGATTACGGTTGAGAGCAAACTGGGCCAGGGAAGTGTTTTCCGGGTGTTTTTGCCACTGTCCGAAGAAGCAGTTGTCCAGCCGCCACGCTAG